Proteins from one Coffea arabica cultivar ET-39 chromosome 8c, Coffea Arabica ET-39 HiFi, whole genome shotgun sequence genomic window:
- the LOC113706227 gene encoding expansin-A18-like, whose amino-acid sequence MAPFLQSLSSILFLMALIKLSIMSRISAAGYSPAVFRPSPWQLAHATFYGDDSGSGTMGGACGYGNLLSNGYGTDTAALSSVLFNNGYACGQCFQIRCVQSPFCFKGSPITTVAATNLCPPNWSLDSNNGGWCNPPRTHFDMSKPAFMKIAQWKAGIVPVMYRRVPCARKGGLRFNFQGNGYWLLVYVMNVGGGGDIASLSVKGSKTGWISMSHNWGASYQAFATLSRQALSFRVTSYTSKQTVLAYDVAPSNWNVGMTYEANVNFH is encoded by the exons ATGGCCCCTTTTCTTCAATCTCTGAGCTCTATCCTTTTCTTGATGGCATTGATCAAATTGTCAATCATGAGCAGAATATCAGCTGCTGGCTACAGTCCAGCAGTATTCCGGCCTTCCCCATGGCAACTTGCTCATGCCACATTTTATGGAGATGATTCTGGCTCTGGAACAATGG GTGGGGCTTGTGGATATGGAAATCTGCTCAGCAATGGTTATGGAACAGATACAGCAGCCCTGAGCTCAGTCCTATTTAACAATGGATATGCATGCGGCCAATGTTTCCAAATACGCTGCGTTCAATCACCATTTTGCTTTAAAGGGTCCCCAATTACCACCGTGGCTGCCACAAATCTTTGCCCCCCTAACTGGTCCCTAGACTCCAACAATGGAGGCTGGTGCAACCCGCCTCGCACCCACTTTGACATGTCCAAGCCTGCATTTATGAAAATTGCCCAGTGGAAGGCCGGAATAGTACCCGTCATGTACCGCAG AGTACCATGTGCGAGGAAAGGCGGACTTCGATTCAATTTCCAAGGAAATGGCTACTGGTTGTTGGTGTATGTGATGAACGTCGGGGGAGGTGGCGACATCGCCAGCTTGTCGGTGAAGGGAAGCAAAACAGGGTGGATAAGCATGAGCCATAACTGGGGAGCTTCGTACCAGGCTTTCGCAACTCTATCACGACAGGCTCTTTCTTTCAGAGTAACTTCGTACACTTCCAAGCAGACTGTCTTAGCATACGATGTTgctccttcaaattggaacgtAGGAATGACTTATGAGGCCAATGTCAACTTCCACTGA
- the LOC113706599 gene encoding uncharacterized protein — MGSFHTVTLIVFLSLASSTGLQIEAQGIKSARLLDLVIRDYTFQSYDRFFGTGKLHAVSLPANLSGIKVDTVRFRCGSLRRYGAKVSEFHLGTGVTVNPCVERVLIVAQNLGSNWSSIYYDNYELSGYQLISPVLGLLAYNAGDNINFSSPFELGIQAGKDPIKIDFRNTTKLNATTGIIPLCARFERDGKVTLANQASPNVCVSTRQGHFGLVIESPLMPMKKQVSKWKIAVGSSIGAALGAFLLTLLLIAIFVKVKKKARMEELERRAYEEEALQVSMVGHVRAPTASVTRTVPIIEHEYTPPPH; from the coding sequence ATGGGCTCTTTTCATACCGTCACTTTGATAGTATTTCTTTCACTAGCATCTTCAACAGGATTGCAGATTGAGGCCCAGGGAATAAAATCAGCTCGTCTTCTTGATCTTGTGATCAGAGATTACACTTTCCAATCTTATGATAGATTCTTCGGCACAGGCAAACTACACGCTGTAAGTTTGCCAGCAAATCTCTCTGGAATCAAGGTTGACACAGTGAGATTCCGCTGTGGCAGTCTTCGAAGGTATGGTGCAAAAGTTAGCGAATTTCATCTGGGGACAGGTGTAACTGTGAATCCATGTGTAGAGAGGGTATTGATAGTCGCTCAAAATCTTGGATCCAACTGGTCATCCATATATTATGATAACTATGAACTATCAGGATATCAGCTGATTTCACCAGTTCTAGGCCTACTAGCTTACAATGCTGGAGACAACATAAATTTCAGCAGCCCATTTGAGCTCGGCATTCAAGCAGGCAAAGACCCTATTAAGATAGACTTTCGGAACACTACAAAGTTAAACGCTACAACGGGGATCATACCTTTGTGTGCTCGATTTGAACGCGATGGAAAGGTGACGCTAGCCAACCAAGCATCACCAAATGTATGTGTTTCCACAAGACAAGGGCACTTTGGCTTGGTCATCGAGTCACCATTGATGCCAATGAAAAAGCAGGTAAGCAAGTGGAAGATAGCTGTAGGAAGCTCCATTGGAGCTGCACTTGGTGCTTTCCTTTTAACTTTACTTTTGATAGCAATATTTGTTAAGGTGAAGAAGAAAGCAAGAATGGAAGAGTTGGAAAGAAGAGCTTATGAAGAGGAAGCTCTGCAAGTATCAATGGTTGGACATGTGAGAGCTCCTACCGCATCTGTCACTCGAACAGTGCCTATAATCGAGCACGAGTACACACCTCCCCCCCATTGA
- the LOC113705556 gene encoding B-type cell cycle switch protein ccs52A — MDGTTPPSTSTSDITTSTTPPPPKTPLKNHLIPNLNSYHPSPSRTIYSDRFIPSRSSSNFALFNLSPSSHSSTSDDSTNAYTALLRTALFGPDSAGVVPPVTPDKLSGINGKNLQINPPNCNIFKFKTETRKSLHSLSPFGFDDQLPGVSHSPVKTPRKVPRSPYKVLDAPALQDDFYLNLVDWSSHNVLAVGLGNCVYLWHASSSKVVKLCDLGIDDSVCSVGWAQRGTHLAVGTSNGKLQIWDASRCKRVRTMEGHRLRVGALAWSTSLLSSGSRDKSILQRDIRAQEDFVSKLSGHKSEVCGLKWSYDNRELASGGNDNRLFVWNQHSTQPVLKYCEHTAAVKAIAWSPHMHGLLASGGGTADRCIRFWNTTTNSHLSCMDTGSQVCNLVWSKNVNELVSTHGYSQNQIIVWRYPTMSKLATLTGHTYRVLYLAISPDGQTIVTGAGDETLRFWNVFPSPKSQNTESEIGASSLGRTQIR; from the exons ATGGACGGCACAACACCACCGTCCACCTCCACTTCTGACATTACCACCTCCACCACTCCGCCTCCTCCTAAGACCCCATTAAAAAACCACCTGATCCCAAACCTCAATTCCTACCACCCCTCCCCCTCGCGGACCATCTACAGTGACCGCTTCATTCCCAGTCGATCTTCTTCCAATTTCGCCCTCTTCAACCTCTCTCCGTCCTCGCATTCCTCCACCTCGGATGACTCTACCAATGCCTACACTGCCCTCCTCCGCACGGCCCTTTTCGGTCCTGACTCAGCTGGAGTCGTGCCCCCTGTCACGCCGGATAAATTATCTGGGATAAATGGAAAGAATTTGCAGATTAATCCTCCCAATTGTAATATTTTCAAGTTTAAGACTGAGACCCGGAAGTCTTTGCATTCTTTGTCCCCTTTCGGGTTTGATGATCAGCTCCCCGGTGTCTCCCATAGCCCTGTTAAGACTCCAAGAAAAGTCCCTAGGTCTCCTTACAAG GTTCTCGATGCACCAGCATTGCAAGATGATTTTTATCTGAATCTTGTGGACTGGTCCTCGCATAATGTATTGGCTGTGGGATTAGGGAACTGTGTTTATTTGTGGCATGCTTCTAGCAGCAAG GTAGTGAagttgtgtgatttgggaataGATGATAGTGTGTGTTCAGTTGGCTGGGCACAGCGTGGTACACATCTTGCTGTTGGAACTAGCAATGGGAAGCTCCAG ATTTGGGATGCCTCTCGTTGCAAGAGAGTACGAACAATGGAGGGACATCGTTTGAGAGTTGGTGCATTAGCCTGGAGTACGTCTTTGTTGTCTTCAGGAAGCCGTGACAAAAGCATTCTTCAACGTGATATACGAGCTCAAGAAGATTTTGTTAGTAAGCTAAGCGGACACAAGTCAGAG GTTTGTGGACTGAAGTGGTCTTATGACAACCGAGAATTGGCATCAGGTGGAAATGATAATCGA CTTTTTGTTTGGAACCAGCACTCAACACAACCCGTATTGAAATATTGTGAGCACACTGCTGCTGTTAAAGCAATTGCTTGGTCCCCACATATGCATGGACTTCTTGCTTCTGGTGGTGGGACAGCTGACCGTTGCATACGGTTCTGGAACACCACCACTAACTCACATCTCAGCTGTATGGACACAGGCAGTCAG GTGTGCAATCTTGTGTGGTCTAAGAATGTCAATGAACTTGTCAGCACTCATGGGTACTCACAAAACCAAATAATAGTGTGGAGATATCCTACAATGTCAAAG TTGGCCACTCTCACGGGGCACACTTACAGAGTTCTTTATCTTGCCATCTCACCAGACGGACAG ACAATTGTTACTGGAGCAGGAGATGAAACACTTAGATTCTGGAATGTGTTCCCTTCACCAAAATCTCAG AACACGGAGAGTGAAATTGGAGCATCATCTTTGGGAAGAACTCAGATTCGGTGA
- the LOC113705295 gene encoding protein STAY-GREEN 1, chloroplastic-like — translation MGTLSTSPLLPKELRPSSLFREHRSSVLVYPTRRRKSKKSQSLNPVARLFGPAIFEASKLQVVFLGVDEEKHPGQLPRAYTFTHSDVTSKLTLAISQTINNSQIQGWYNKLQRDEVVAEWKKVKGKMSLHVHCHISGGHFLLDLCARLRYWIFCKELPVVLKAFVYADGGLLNNYPELQEALVWVYFHSNIPEFNKAECWGPLQAAAAPSSGIQMENKEIPASNCWDMPKPCQEACSCCFPPMSLIPWSQSFSSGSKENDGTKPQGKSLQQQQQS, via the exons ATGGGCACTTTGAGTACCAGTCCTCTGCTTCCAAAAGAGCTAAGGCCTTCTTCACTCTTCAGAGAACACCGAAGCTCTGTTCTTGTGTAcccaacaagaagaagaaaatccaAGAAAAGCCAATCCTTGAACCCT GTTGCCAGGTTATTTGGACCTGCTATTTTTGAAGCATCCAAGTTGCAGGTTGTTTTCTTAGGAGTTGATGAGGAGAAGCATCCAGGACAGCTACCTAGAGCCTATACATTTACACATAGTGACGTAACCTCGAAGCTCACTCTGGCTATCTCTCAAACCATAAATAACTCTCAG ATACAGGGGTGGTACAACAAATTACAGAGAGATGAAGTGGTTGCAGAATGGAAGAAAGTGAAAGGAAAGATGTCTCTTCATGTTCACTGTCACATAAGTGGTGGTCATTTCCTATTAGACTTGTGTGCTAGGCTCAGATACTGGATCTTCTGCAAAGAACTCCCTGTG GTGTTGAAGGCTTTCGTCTATGCTGACGGAGGGTTGCTGAATAACTATCCAGAATTACAGGAAGCTTTGGTTTGGGTATATTTTCACTCAAACATTCCAGAATTCAACAAGGCAGAATGCTGGGGTCCACTTCAGGCTGCTGCTGCTCCTTCTAGCGGGATCCAGATGGAGAACAAGGAAATCCCGGCAAGCAATTGCTGGGATATGCCAAAACCATGCCAAGAGGCCTGCTCGTGCTGCTTTCCACCCATGAGCCTGATTCCTTGGTCACAATCTTTCTCCTCTGGCTCTAAGGAGAACGATGGAACGAAGCCACAAGGCAAGAGcttgcagcagcagcagcaaagCTGA
- the LOC113705296 gene encoding agamous-like MADS-box protein AGL19 has product MARGKTQMKRIENATSRQVTFSKRRSGLLKKAFELSVLCDAEVALIIFSPKGKLYEFSSSSATSTIERYQKNIKNLCPSRRMEQAQHFEEEVAILRKKIEILEETRRRFLGDGLDSSSVDELQQIENQLEKSLSIIRSRKSLLFRERMDQLKEEEKILRKENAELRGKYEEQQLELSISPQPLPLRQVKEVETQLFIGPPKS; this is encoded by the exons ATGGCGAGAGGGAAAACTCAGATGAAGAGGATTGAAAATGCAACGAGTAGACAAGTGACATTCTCAAAGAGGAGAAGTGGACTTCTCAAGAAGGCCTTTGAGCTATCAGTTCTCTGTGATGCAGAAGTTGCACTGATCATTTTCTCCCCAAAAGGGAAGCTTTATGAGTTCTCAAGTTCCAG TGCCACAAGTACAATAGAGCGCTACCAGAAGAATATCAAGAATCTATGTCCGAGCAGAAGAATGGAACAAGCACAG CATTTCGAAGAAGAGGTTGCAATCctgagaaaaaaaattgagatccTTGAGGAAACTCGACG AAGGTTCTTGGGAGATGGTTTAGATTCCTCCAGTGTTGATGAATTGCAACAGATAGAAAATCAGCTGGAGAAAAGTTTAAGCATCATCAGGTCAAGAAAG AGTTTATTGTTCAGGGAGCGAATGGATCAGCTGAAAGAAGAG GAGAAAATTCTCAGAAAGGAAAATGCAGAATTGCGGGGAAAG TATGAAGAGCAACAATTGGAACTATCGATTAGTCCACAGCCCTTACCACTGAGACAAGTAAAGGAGGTAGAAACACAACTCTTTATCGGACCTCCCAAAAGTTAG